Within Paralichthys olivaceus isolate ysfri-2021 chromosome 19, ASM2471397v2, whole genome shotgun sequence, the genomic segment caatatttcaaaatCATATATGTGCCATATAGTCACACCCTGTATTTTTTGTTTACATTGTACATTTCCAGTTAATATGAATGAATCATTTTTTACTTGTCTGTCTGCTAGACGAGCCCCCCACCCTTCAGTCAAACCTTTGCCTTTCCCACTTCATCCTCGCTCTGCCCTAGCCCCTCCCCTCGTGCTCGCTCACCCTCCCCGCGGAGTCCGGAGCTTCTGGGAGTCAATGTGGGCCAGCGGGTCCGGCGCCTGAGCTCACCCAGCGGTGAGGAGAGCGGTGAAGGAGACGGGCTGGacgagaggggaggagagacgGGAGAGGGGGGCaggcgagaggagaggagacgccAGGCGCAGCTGCTGCAAATCAGCAGAGAGCTGCAGAACGTTGAGGTTCGTCTAcacatctgtattttctctactcctctttgtctgtcttAATCTCTCTATCATCAGGCTTTATCTAAAAATACAGTCACTGAGCAAACTCCCAGggatttccttctttttctcaaTTTGCTGGGCAAGTCAGAACGGCAACTCTCACCCAGCTCACATGTGATGATCCCAAAACACAACTGTCAGTCAAGCTTTAAAAGCTGAGCAGAACAGAAGTTCAGGGTAAACCAGAGTTCATCTTCAGTTAAATTCATACTCGGCTGTGTCTTTCACTGCAGGTTTGAATGTATGCAGCTAGAAGTAATTTGAGGTTCAACTATCATGCAAACTCTAGAAATCTTGTAATCAAGTTCATATGACTTTATTATGAGGCCTGGATTGTTTGAAACTTTGTCAAGTTAATAATATGCAATGATtatgaacatttgttttttaggtTTAGTATTGACTCGGATAATTTTGGGTTTAAATTTCATGTACAGCATTGAAATATTGTATTATCATAACTAGTGCAGTggctgttctaaacctgcctgtttggaatgggctgtttgcttggcctatggtgatgctggttgcagctttcatTATGagactgtaaaagtgacctgcagtaattcagCCACAGCAAGTAAAGACCGGCAGCAGGACtgagtccacagaaccctgaagctgcacccacactgctgcacaaagagctgttcaacttttttctcaaagttcagtgaagctcaactCAATTCAGAAccccgaactggagaatcagtcgTTGTTTCCATTGTCATGAATGCACCCGTGTCACGAACATACTGATGTCACTTATGGTAGTGAGTcgaggagctgctgcaacaTAGCGCTGGTTGTCTGTTTAtccaaagtttattaatattgaaggtattatttttttaatttaaaaattatatttattaattgcaaattgcaccaaattggaCACTTCTTTTCTTAGTCCTTTGATATTAGACATGCCATGTGTGAAGTTGATAAGAGGAACTGTTCTTGAGATACATTTAGTACATTAAAGTTTGGGttaattgaattaattttagtttcatatttgaatattttttgtgttgagCTGAAAGCCAACTGACTTTACTTTCTGTAAAACTGCAGACAGTCACACGCAGAGTTTGTGTCTTGCcaactgttctttttttcaaaacagtATTGCCAAACAAGGGAAAACGCCAGAAACAGCAGCTGTGTCTCTACAATAATTCTCTATGTGTCTTTCAGGTCAGGGGAAAAGTTGGCATTTTCGAGGCCCACATTTCCGGGATTCGTGCCCAGGTGCTTAATAGCGAGCTCCAGCGCAGCCCTCGATCTCCGAGACGATCAACATCACATCCCGGCCAAGGGAACACAGCTCTTACATGCCCAATGACCCAGCCGCAAGAGAGTCAAGTTCCCTGTGTTGTCCAAAATGGTagagaaaagggagaagaaGTAATGgcaggagaaaggagagaaggaggaaggaacGACAGCAGTGATACACAAATGAACGCTGAGAATAAGACGCTGATTGGTCAAAATGGCCGCCATTCAGAAACAGTGATGCAAACTCCTTGTTCAGATGGGTCGTTTGTTGTTCAGGGTTCCCTTGAGGCTTGCGACCCAAatgcaaaaacagacagagagaaacaggaggGAGAAATTCTGGGACCAagtgagggagaaaaagacagaagggagggagaaaacaaacaaattctgGATGTTGAAAGAGAACggacagaggaagaggtgagAGATGAGAAAGAGAACTGGTTGTGTCCCGAGATGCTCCAGACAGAGGCAAACAGGCCGGAGGTTAACCCTGAAACCGCTGCTTTGTGTCAGGCACGAAGCAGTGAGCGCTCCCCTTGTTTGGACATCCCCAATCAGACCTCCAACCACTTTCTCTCCATCCCACCATCCATCCCTGCAGTCATAATAACTGACCACGGCTTGGAGAGCCAGCTTCAAACTTCTGAAGGCCCAGGCTCAGACCAGGGAATATGCTGCACCCCTAGTCCCGGTTCCAGCCCTGTCCCTGGGCCAAACTTCTCCACACGCTCCCTCAGGAAGCTTTCgtcctcctctgcctcatcAGCCGGTTTCTCCTCATCTTGGGAGGAGTCGGAGGAGGATATTTCCAGTGATACAGAGAAAGGGGAGCAGCTTCTCAACCCTGCAGTCCTCAGTTCTCAACAGAAAGCAGTAAGTAGAGTGTGTCTGTTAGTGTGTTTGAATGGCAGTGAATATTTTGCACATGGAAATTCAAGTAGATTAATTATCTGTAAAAGTTAAGGGATATACTTTAAGGTTTTCACACGAACAACTTGGCTCTAGGAAGGTCTGTTAGTTTTTCGGTCGACCACTTTGATCCAAACTGAAATATCGTGAGATGGATTATCACGAAATTTAGTCCAGACATTCATAGTCCCCAGAGGATACAGCTTTCAGCTATCACCTAGAGCGGCCAGTAGACCAGACTTTTACCCATCTCTTTTGTCCCTGTGCCCGGGAGAAGTAACATCATACAATGTAGATATCTGTAGTTTCTCACCAACTCTCAAGTCTCCtcctaaaatttaaaaatatagaaacTGCAGGATAGTGATCGGTGAAGATCTTGGAAAAGGTTTGTCTTGACATAGCTCTCTGTTATCAATTACACCTCAGAATGTGTGTCTGGCAGTGTGTATATATGAGTCGTGTGTTTGAATCTGCCCGTGCATGTTGGCGGGTGCTCCTGTGTCAAATTGGCCTGagctctctctccctgagtGAGGGTTGACATTCACAGTAACAAAGCTTGCTCTGTgccctgacctgtgtgtgtgtatgtaggtgtgttgttttttttttgcaatgtgTGGGTaatggtagtgtgtgtgtgtgtgtgtgtgagagagagaccgCGGGTGATAGAAAAATGGAAAGCAAGAGAATTtgccagtcacacacacttagGCTTTGCCTGCATTTGGATGCAGTTCAAAGAGGAGGCTgagacctctgtgtgtgtgtgtgtgtgtgtgtgtgtgtgtgtgtgtgtgtgtgtgtgtgtgtgtgtgtgtgtttttatttgtagcCAGCTTAAGTCCACGAGGCCATCTCACTTCTGCTTTGAAACATTAGATTTAATGCAGGATTGTATAACtgatttttaaaagtttttctgAACATTGTGTAAGTCCCAAAAGTgtccttctttttttcccatgaCTTCTTGCTACAGGAAGTGTTTCTTCCTGGAATTTAAGTGTTTGCACTGTATAATTCCAGTCCGCATGAATATTGTATGAgcttaaaacacatttagataCACGCCCAATTATCAACACAGCATATTTGGAGATATGGCAagtattacattttcaaattttcttATAAGCAGCGGCAAAGAAGACAGAAATAAGTGGAAGACATAGCAAGTCAATGTGCTCAAGATTAATTTGTTGATGGATGCAGTTTTCTTGCATCTTTATTCGAATGATTCGTCCCTGAATCTAAGTCTCAGCTCTCCCTTGGGACACAGATGACAGACGATTTGTTTAAATTGCTTTGGCTGGTGAATTTGAATAGTGTTTGTGTCGCTCTTTGCATATTTCCACAattctttttcttcactttatGCAGGAGATAGAAGCTCCTGATGGAAGCTGCAGCTGACAGGACAGGGTTTATAGTGAAAGCCTGGTTGAGCCACATCACAGCACATAGATGTCAAACATGTTAGTTATTCATGTTCTTGTCTGTAGCTTGTCACAGTTCCTGATCCGTGTAGTTTAAGGAAGcctgtggtgtgtgtatgtttgtgtgtgtgtgtgtgcaagaggcaaacatgcagaaacacatAAAGCATGCTCGCTCGTGTGGGAGGTATgtaggagaagagaagagggagaagaggattGATACTGAGAGACATAGACAGAGAGAATAGAgtgtgagggaaagaaagagcaggGAAATGTTCGATATATACTGCAGCCATGTTGTCTTAATTATGACATACAGGAGACAAGTCTTCTCATGGCTTTTATCACAGGAGAAACtcaattaaatcaattaaatatGATTTGTCATTCTGTCAGACATTTAAAGATATCATttgtaacaattcttcattaaaatgtctaaagaCAACTCGACCTATGTTTTATAttgtgttgacttgtgtacttgcattatcaaaatattaaaacccCGACAAATCAGCAATTTCATTCAAGGTAACGGGacgtttcatttgttttttaacagcATCAGATCCTGGTTACCCGTGACTTTGTCCATCTTTGCTGGAACCTTCAGGGCAAATGTTCTATGACGAAGCAGAAACACGCTGCTATAAAGTTAGCCAGTTAGCTGCTTTTTCCTTCCATCCTTTCAATTGGTCATGATTAACCATTGACGTTTGCTGTGTAACGTGATTAAAATACATGATCTCTTCCATGAACATTATTTGCACCAGGTCGtttcatgatgtcatcaaattAGGTCTTTTGTAATTGTTtagattgagagacccctagtagCCGATATTGTACAtgtaaagataaaaataaataaacttaagTTGCTTAAGTTTAGCTCTTGTGCTGCTACTcagacactgaaaaataaaaaaaggtatAAACCCAGAGCTTCCTGCAGAATACATTCATCGTACTCAAAGGTTTAGAGTTTGTATCTAAGAGTTCAATGTGGATGCATTTGGCTGACTTCACCATTCACAGTAATGCTCCTCTGTCACAGTCAAACACTGAGGCTTTGTTATGGTCATGAGTATGGGATTAAATCAACTAGTTCTTTTTCAGAAGTGTTCTTGTTTAACTGGTGGAGGCTGGGACCAGAACACCGCCAAATATAGACAGTAACTGGCTGATCTTTTGACTGTTGGGCATCTCTCCAAGGTTAGAAGACACATATGTGCTGTAAATTTCTTGCAGAAGGGCACCTGCAACAGATTggcatctgtgtttttctttttcccctctaAAATTTCAGTTGACATTCGTGGAATGATAAGAACCTGCCGGTCGCAGAGTTCTGTCTTCAGTGAGGTGATACTCAGCTGTTTGCTTCTCTGTTAAATTTTACTTAAAGCCTCCACACCCACACTCACGCATCTGACAAAAATGCAAAACTCTCAGCTATATTATCAACTATTGTGATATAATAGGAACATTTAACAGCTGTAGGATTTAAGACAGTTAAGAAAGTCTGACAATTCAAATgactaaaaaaaacttttatcaaAACATCTGTCTGGCTGAGGAGCATTAGAATAACAGTTTATATGATGAACTTGACAAACAATAAGAATAATTATGGGATATTTAGACACATCTTTAACTTGTTACCCTTGACCTTGACCTAGTACACACATACGTTCTTGCTACAATATTTTAATAACTTAAAACTTACTGAGTGCTATTCTGCGTATGCAAGTAATTAATATATCCTGTAGTAGCTGtggctttttttaaacagagacaAAGCTCAGAAAACTCCAGCATCATGTTTCAGCTTTCAGGCGAAGGTGGGGCAGGACTTATGACGATGGTTCTATAAATGATGCAGGAGGTTTGTTGTTACTCACTGCGTCTTTACTGTAAGTAAAGCCTGTGATGCATTACAGCGTTGGACACATTTCAGTGAAACTCCTTTCCAGGAAAGGATTCACCCATTGAATAAACTGTTCCCTTATATTAAACTGATGCGCCTTTTGGAATGAATACTACACTCAttcttcagaaaacacacacacgctgataCTGACACACCCTCTGTACACGCCACCGTACAACTTTGGCTTGTTGCACTCTGCAGAACAGCATAGGTAATAGTCTTCACACAAAACTGACACACAACACTGTACACACAGAGGTGTATTTTTACTCACAAACACAGCTAAGTACTCACAGCCCTTTTTGTGATCTGACCCATACATCACTATTCCAGTTTCATCGTCCGCTTATCTCTGAAAACTCTGAATCTAACTTCATTTCCAGCACCAGATGAAACGTTTTTTTTGTGGTGGACAATTCATTACTGTAGCCCAAGTGGGTCAGCACAAAatatcacagacacacatactgagacacacacacacacacacactgtactgcaGTGGAAAATCTTCACTACCACGGCGGCTAGTTGCCTGGCAACCGTGTGACGTCAAACCCGAGTTTCCCTCTCacagctgtatgtgtgtgtgtgactgaaagTCTGCAAGTTTATAGGTGTGTGTCTAattcgtgtgtgtgcgtgtgcgtgtgtgtgtgcgtgtgtgtgtgtgtgtgtgtgtgtgtgtgtgtgtgtgtgtgtgtgtgtgcgtgtgcctaCATGGTTTACTGTGAGAGGGGAAACACCGGTCAATTCTTTATTTGGTGTTTCTGTGCTAGCTCGTCtttgagagtgagagagagagagagagtgtgtgtgagtgtgagtgtgagtgtgagtgtgagtgtgagtgtgtgtgtgtgtgtgtgtgtgtgtgtgtgtttgtgtgtgtgtgtgtgtgtgtgtgtgtgtgtgtgtgctgtgtgctgTGTCGCCCCGGCCACGGAGGGCTGGCCTGATGTTACTGAAGCTGACATTTGGGCCCAAAGCAAATCTTTAGTGTTGGATAGAGTGCAGAGTTGTGGTTTCACTTGGTTTCACAGTCGTAACAGGGGAAACCTTGATGTTATGTGTGAACTCAAAAAAAGGGATGTAGAGATACTAGCATGGAGATCCAGCTCTGAATGTATTAGCTTTTAAACAATTCTGGTTATTGATCGGATTTTATAGATCAGATTTATATAAACTTTCACATGTTTATACTTATTTACCTCTGTCTAGTAAAATTCAGGGTGTTTCAGAGTCTTCGTCTTAATTCTGACCTGAATTTGGAAACAACTCTTTCTTATCAGACAACAGGTTTTTGTTTCAACATAACTGAACACCCACAACAAAAACCTCTtaccctctttttctcctttttttgctttttccaCACCTTTTGTGTAGCTGTCAATTTTGCAAAGCTAATTTTCCACTGACCAGCCCTGGTTGCCATAGAGATTGATCATGCACTCTCTAAGCATGTTGTTTTGCCCTGCATCACACTCCCTGCGGTTTAATtttgtatgtctgtgtatgtgtctgtgtgtgtgtgtgtgtgtgtgtgtgtgtgtgtgtgtgtgtgtgtgtgtgtgtgtgtgtgtgtgtgtgtgtgtcctccaatCTTAACTTTGCAGATTCAGACAGTTGCAGTGTATTTGTATCTGTGAGGGGACCTTGTGGTGAGCGATATCAGGCTCGTAGCTTCCTCTGTTGAAAACATCAGCATGCATCAGTGTTTCCCCTGCCTTTCCACACTGCACACTTGTAACCCAGAGTTACCCTTTGCCCATTCTTTTTCCCCTCACCCATTCTCAGCCTCACTTCACTCCTTTCCTGCGTTCTAATGAGTGATATATGGTCGCCGTGTGTAACCCGAGTTCTCATGGTCAAAAGAAATCCTCAAATTTCCATACGTCTAtgcattttgtttgtggttATCCCTTCTTTTACAATgcaaatgataatgatgattgCACAATTAGATCTGTAATATATCTTAAATGCATGTCGTATTAAATCCTATCTGCAAATGTATGTGCTAAAAGAGACGATGCACATTCACATGATGCAGCCGATACAAACtcagtgcttctttttttcccctccgagcttcttctgttgtttacaGAGGGcaaggcctttttttttcttcttttctcttttgtttgtaGTCAGCGGAGGATGTGGAAAATACTGTCGCTGAGGCAAgcggcacccccccccccaacttcCTGTCTGCAAGAAGTTCCTTCGCTTaccatttcctctctctctttctttctctctctctctctttctctttctttctctctctctctcaatggAAACTTTACTGCTtttcctgctctcctcctgTCATCCATTGGTCTGGGGGGTAGAGAtaggagagacggagggagagagggagtcagAGAGACAGCCGCAGAGCGACGAGCcagaaaaaaggggaaaaagagagacagagactttGATGGAAGTTTTAGGCGGAGAAAAAAAGCGTGGATTTTGCCAATTCAAACACCTCTTTGAGAtgtgtttcagcttcatgtccGGCTTTTCTCATAGTATTTTATTCctataatatttaaataacaAACTCAACATATTAAAAACGTTTTGACAAAGAGACATGCACGATCACTTAGCACTTGAACACACATGAAGCAGGAGGTTTTGAGGAATTATTTTCTGGCAGAAACGCCCATTCCCCCCTGTGGGTGCCTGATGATTGATAGTGTAAAACATAATGCCCTCACTAATGTGGAAAAGCTCTCAAACACTGACACTAAATGTCCAGAAGAAAAGCAATATGGAGGCAGTGATGAATCATGTAACAGATGATTTTCTAGTCTGTTTTTCGTAATTTGCAGGATTGaattacagcaaaaaaaaattctcatgaCTTTACATTGGCTGTTGTTGATGTTATGGAGGACAGTGTAGATTAGTGCTGAAGCAGGCAGCTGATGAATAGATCAATATAGATCAAGTATTACATTTGCCAATGAGGATATATTTCCATTGCTGTTTGTATTGTCTGTTCGcagatttacacaaaaactactgagtgGATTTGATTAAAACTTGGTGACATCGTGGggtcaaagaaaaacacttcaTAGAAACATACTGATACAGAAGTAATATCTATGAGAAGTAAGActaattcaaatgtttgtttttatgaaaactttTATAAATGACTTACATACATTGGCTCTTATTTACCCTGATCGTATTGATTCATATAATCTATTGTATTGTTCTCCTCATGTTCCCTTGTTTTACTCTCATTGTTTCTTCcttgaaaagtatttttattattatgattatgattattattattagtagtagtagtagtagttgttgttgttgtgtgtgctcTACTGCATCTCAGTTGCAGCTGTAGGTGAATTAAACTTTTGAAAAAAATTGTTATTGAATGATTTTTACTCAGTGGGTCCTGATATCAATCGGTACTTTGAGTttcacaaaagttttttttttcctcggaCCCTCGTGTCACCTCCCTGTAGTAATAATTGTTGCTCAAATGGCACCATGTTctcaaaatgcaaatatttttcCGCACAAATCATCTCTTAAGTCGTATACATGTCACACATTTCGACACATTCATGCAAATTGAATATTTGACATTCATACATACTCAAACATATATCAGTAGAAAAACATGTATAATAATCACACTCAtgcacccactcacacacacatggctcCATCTGGGTCTTTCAAAAGTTGTGACCTGTGCAGAGATTTGCATACCCAGATTATGTTTGTCTCCTGTTTTGCCAATCAAATTCTCCACAATTGTTTATTCCTCCGCACAcaccgacacaaacacacacacatggaaatcGCGTGGGGACGAGGATTGTGCGAGGCCGAGGTTGCAGAGAGGGACCGAGTTTGGGGTGTGTCGTGGAAGAGCTGCATCAGACCGTCAGTCCCCCCGGCTGACTGAAAACCCATCGGTCACCATGTGGTCGTCGTGGCTGTATTCATTGATGAGCGTTGTTGTGTCAGTTGGAGCCATTTTTATCATTACCATCATCCACCTCCGCACCGGCCACCTCCAGGTACCGTCTCCTACTCTGCCAGAGTTCCATTGACTTGCATTTACTGTCACCGAATGCTTTTATACGTGGATTTAGTCCTTGTTTAGGGATGTTAGACAGCTTTACTCTCAGATTTTATTGAGCTATAATAACACTGCTAACATTAACGTGATAGTTGAAGCCTgtagtgtttcttttttttaagttagaCACAAACCAACCCTCCCTCTCTTGTCGTCGCCTCTCCTGCCCTCGTCCGATTGCATTTTAATGTCTCCAGGTCCTACATCTACAAACCCAGACAACGGCTGTTATTACTCACACTTGAGGTAGTCCAGACTTTCTCGTACTTGCCGTCCAcatgtctccccctctcttaaacacacacacacacacacacacaccagctatAAGTGGGCATCACGGTCGACGGATGACAGTCTGAGTTGATGGAGAAAGCACAGGCCCTGGCTACTTACCAAGCTGTAGCCTGatactctttttttctctcactaaCTGACTAAAGATGGTGAGAAAAATGAGAATGGGTAATACTACTCGTTTCAATTCATTTGGTCTCTCTGGTGGGCTGAAAAAGCTCAATCAGTCTTGCATTTCCTTTAACCACAAGACAGTGGTGATAGACATGTgttgtgtgatttttctttgCGGCTCTGTGTCTTAACCTTTTGTTGCTCaggggatgaagatgaagatttCCATAACAAGCTTCTACTCAGTGTTGCCTTTTGCCTCCAGGCTGCCGTCATCTCACTAAAATAAACTATTGAATCTTTAATTTTTGATTCTGAAATTGCAAAGAAAGAATTCTGTTTTTCTATGAGCCTAAAGGATTTGATTGATATCAGCTTGCggtttttccatttaaaaaggCAAATCCTAATAAACCCAATAATATCACAGGGTCAAACCACTCTGACACTAACTCAGCTGACCCACCACCTACCTCAGAGTTAGTTTCCAACATGTGATCcatacacatgttttttttctctctcctccactgggTCAGAGAAAACTCCCTcatgtgactttgtgtgtgtgtgtgtgtgtgtgcgtgcgtgcgtgcgtgcgtgcgtgcgtgtgtgcacatcTAACCATAGATAGTCATGCTATCAGCTGATCCAGATAATGTGACAGGGGTTATATATCTCCTTCTAtggtctcttttctctcctctttcctcttatctcatccttctctcctcatcctctcctctcctttcctcgttctctcatctcctctcctccgctgGTCACCACCAGTTACGCTGCAGCAAAGCGAGGCATTGTTGAAACCCACAGAACATCTGGAATTTTTCCATCTGAAATTCTGCAGGCAGAAAACATTATTCTGAATATTTTAATCAGTAAGATTGTGATTTATTATATCTTGATGTTGCAACATGCAGCAAAGTTAGCACATGTTGTCTAAATCTACTTTTCAGGACGGTTCAGGAGAATATTACTGCTCAAAGGGATAAAGTGGTATTTTTCCAAGGAAATTAAGGGACAGCAGAGAGTGgtccatttaaaaacaattaactTTCACCTTGTGTTTTTGCTCATCTCATTATGTCAAACTTGTTTCTTCCATCCTAACAGTTAAGGGCTGTAGTCCACCAAACTAAATCTTTCTCTTTAGCCAGTCAATTTGTTGTAGGGGATTATCTTTTTGTGAATgactgagtgtttgtttgtgtgtgtggcaggagtCCCACAGTTCAATGTGTCCCTGCCAGGGACAGAGAGAGCCTTTGGAGAaacactcactgtgtgtgtgtgtgtgtgtgtgtgtgtgtgtgtgtgtgtgtgtgtgtgtgtgtgtgtgtgtgtgtgtgttgggggggggatTTTTTgggaagtgaggacattttgaccagtccttactttttcaatgggctgtttgagggtgaAGACTtgcggttagggttaggcattcgGTTTGAAACGTTAACGAGGTTAATCAGCTCGAGAAAGTGTCctcaataataataagtaatacgaacgtgtgtgtgtgtgcgtgcgtgtgtgttaccCAGGGAAACCCCAGTTTGATCCTCCAGAGTTCAGTTGGAAAAAGTGTGGGAGAGCGAGGACAGATCCCCCAGGGTCAGGGATGCTTcagtgtgcttttgtgtgtgtatgtgttaaacAGTGAAATCCTCCAGATGCTGCAGAGAAATGCTGAGAGAGTAAGCTTTTAATAGACTTAGAcctaaattcatattttacaaagCATGCATAAACACTGCCTCAAATCCTCATCATCAAATATCATGTCTTACCACACTGGTCACGAGGCAGCATTTATGTAACCTATAAAGCAGGAGGTTCTGGTGGAGCAAATGATCGATTGATATTGACAGATTTAATTCAGTCTGGCCCTGTGTTACGCTGGCAACCTGTACAGGATGTGCCActcctctcacccaatgtcagctggaagTCTCCCACCACATTGTAACCCTCAACTAACAAGTGGtgtagaaaatggatggatggatggatcattCATCACTGAAGGATCATCTCTTATGTTTCTGTTCGTAGCACAAGTCTTGGAAGAAGATTAAGAACATGGTCCACTGGTCTCCGTTTGTCATGTCCTTCAAGAAGAAATATCCCTGGATACAACTGGCAGGGCACGCAGGTAttgtggacacacaaacacacaaataacaaggttcaaatatgttttaaaagctAAATACCAAAGTGAGTTGGGGATGAGCCTCCTTCTTTTTCTATGTGGAAAGTTGTGACGCTGGAAATGCTGGGATGTTGTATCAGTGGAAGGAATAGTTTGGATGGACAGTAGCCTAAAAATTGTTAGCaaggttttgtttgtgtataatGTTTTAAAGCTTTTACCGAATCTTTGTTGTCAGCACTTCGGTGCTAGTTCTTTGAGACCTAGAGGTCAGAGCCCtaagaggaagtgtgtgtgtgtgtgtgtgtatgtgaatgagtAGAAGCGAGATTCAGAAACATCAGGTGTTTAAATAGACATCtttgagtttgagtttcagCTGAAGAGAAATGAGGGCCTGCAGCGACTCCACAGTAAAATAGTGTGTTTTTACAGGGAGCTTCAAGGCAGGAGCCAACGGTCGCATTTTAAAAGTGAGTCAAACCTTCACATCAACCACACCCTCTTTGTCATGGCATTCAGATTACATCCTGGTACAGAATAAGTGCAGCCAAGGCTAcgtaataatgatatgatgataACTTGCTGATGATATTCTGTAGAAacactgtgaatgtgagcaGCGCTGCTTGTCCCTCCTGATGAGGGACGTGCTGCGCCCCTACGTCCCTGGTTACCATGGAGATGTAGAGAAGGACGGCCAGAAGTACAACCAGATGGAGGATCTGCTGGCCGAGTTCGACTTTCCATGTGTGATGGACTGTAAGATGGGAGTGAGGTGAGAAAACATCCCGTTAGACAGCCTCATATAAATCTTCAGCCAGCCAAATAGTCAGTGTGTAGATGGAGCGCTCAGCT encodes:
- the itpkb gene encoding inositol-trisphosphate 3-kinase B isoform X1; the protein is MAASALNLNGLGVMNSSNQFHTQSGSSSTTSRTSPVARPVLPVPDRSTYCQLLGGGLYSPTSPKTSPPPFSQTFAFPTSSSLCPSPSPRARSPSPRSPELLGVNVGQRVRRLSSPSGEESGEGDGLDERGGETGEGGRREERRRQAQLLQISRELQNVEVRGKVGIFEAHISGIRAQVLNSELQRSPRSPRRSTSHPGQGNTALTCPMTQPQESQVPCVVQNGREKGEEVMAGERREGGRNDSSDTQMNAENKTLIGQNGRHSETVMQTPCSDGSFVVQGSLEACDPNAKTDREKQEGEILGPSEGEKDRREGENKQILDVERERTEEEVRDEKENWLCPEMLQTEANRPEVNPETAALCQARSSERSPCLDIPNQTSNHFLSIPPSIPAVIITDHGLESQLQTSEGPGSDQGICCTPSPGSSPVPGPNFSTRSLRKLSSSSASSAGFSSSWEESEEDISSDTEKGEQLLNPAVLSSQQKAHKSWKKIKNMVHWSPFVMSFKKKYPWIQLAGHAGSFKAGANGRILKKHCECEQRCLSLLMRDVLRPYVPGYHGDVEKDGQKYNQMEDLLAEFDFPCVMDCKMGVRTYLEEELTKARKKPSPRPDMYQKMIEVDPVAATPEENDQKAVTKPRYMQWRETISSTATLGFRIEGVKKEDGTVNRDFKKTKTREQVTTAFHDFVKGNKDVLVSVLNSYLTRLKEIRDTLETSPFFKTHEVIGSSLLFVHDSKGRAKVWMIDFGKTTPLPDGEELTHRALWVEGNREDGYFFGLDSLVDIISSMLNSET
- the itpkb gene encoding inositol-trisphosphate 3-kinase B isoform X2: MAASALNLNGLGVMNSNQFHTQSGSSSTTSRTSPVARPVLPVPDRSTYCQLLGGGLYSPTSPKTSPPPFSQTFAFPTSSSLCPSPSPRARSPSPRSPELLGVNVGQRVRRLSSPSGEESGEGDGLDERGGETGEGGRREERRRQAQLLQISRELQNVEVRGKVGIFEAHISGIRAQVLNSELQRSPRSPRRSTSHPGQGNTALTCPMTQPQESQVPCVVQNGREKGEEVMAGERREGGRNDSSDTQMNAENKTLIGQNGRHSETVMQTPCSDGSFVVQGSLEACDPNAKTDREKQEGEILGPSEGEKDRREGENKQILDVERERTEEEVRDEKENWLCPEMLQTEANRPEVNPETAALCQARSSERSPCLDIPNQTSNHFLSIPPSIPAVIITDHGLESQLQTSEGPGSDQGICCTPSPGSSPVPGPNFSTRSLRKLSSSSASSAGFSSSWEESEEDISSDTEKGEQLLNPAVLSSQQKAHKSWKKIKNMVHWSPFVMSFKKKYPWIQLAGHAGSFKAGANGRILKKHCECEQRCLSLLMRDVLRPYVPGYHGDVEKDGQKYNQMEDLLAEFDFPCVMDCKMGVRTYLEEELTKARKKPSPRPDMYQKMIEVDPVAATPEENDQKAVTKPRYMQWRETISSTATLGFRIEGVKKEDGTVNRDFKKTKTREQVTTAFHDFVKGNKDVLVSVLNSYLTRLKEIRDTLETSPFFKTHEVIGSSLLFVHDSKGRAKVWMIDFGKTTPLPDGEELTHRALWVEGNREDGYFFGLDSLVDIISSMLNSET